A DNA window from Fodinibius sp. Rm-B-1B1-1 contains the following coding sequences:
- the tyrS gene encoding tyrosine--tRNA ligase, which produces MDFLPVEEQLEVIKRGTVEIVPEEELVEKLKKSKKEGKPLKIKLGCDPTRPDLHLGHSVILRKLRQFQDLGHEAILIIGDFTALIGDPTGKSETRPALSREEIEENAKTYLDQATKILDEAKTSIVYNSEWLGNMNFEDVIKLTSKLTVARMIERDDFSKRYENNEPISLHEFLYPLAQGQDSVHLQSDVELGGTDQKFNLLVGRELQKDDGQEPQIALMMPLLVGTDGTKKMSKSYDNYIGITEDANDMYGKVLSIPDDLIYSWFELVSEVDVDELPKYKQKIEEDPRNTKHELALSITSIYHGEEKAKAAREHFEKTVVGNAIPDDAPTLEYEVGTEVRLLDIVSDAGFTDSNGQTKRLIKQGGISIDDEKVSDKGYSVTFEDDTEFTLKVGKRNYAIVKSK; this is translated from the coding sequence ATGGATTTTTTACCCGTTGAAGAACAATTAGAAGTTATTAAAAGAGGTACAGTTGAAATTGTACCTGAAGAAGAGCTTGTCGAGAAGCTCAAGAAATCGAAAAAAGAAGGTAAACCCCTTAAGATAAAATTGGGTTGTGACCCTACCCGGCCCGACTTACACTTGGGGCACTCGGTGATCCTTCGAAAGCTGCGCCAGTTCCAGGATTTGGGTCACGAGGCTATCCTGATTATCGGTGATTTTACCGCACTTATTGGAGATCCCACTGGTAAAAGTGAAACGCGTCCTGCCCTTTCGCGCGAAGAGATCGAAGAAAATGCTAAAACATATCTCGATCAGGCAACTAAAATTCTGGATGAAGCAAAGACTTCAATCGTCTATAACTCAGAGTGGTTGGGGAATATGAATTTTGAGGATGTGATCAAGCTTACCTCAAAGTTAACTGTTGCTCGTATGATTGAACGGGATGACTTCTCTAAACGCTACGAAAATAACGAACCCATTTCGCTACACGAATTCTTATATCCTCTGGCACAGGGACAAGATTCTGTACACCTGCAGTCGGATGTTGAGCTGGGTGGAACAGATCAAAAATTTAACCTGCTTGTGGGACGCGAACTCCAAAAGGATGACGGTCAAGAGCCCCAAATTGCTTTAATGATGCCTTTGCTGGTTGGTACTGACGGGACCAAAAAAATGTCAAAATCCTATGACAACTACATAGGTATTACCGAAGATGCTAATGACATGTATGGCAAGGTGCTTTCCATCCCCGATGATTTAATCTACTCTTGGTTTGAGTTGGTTTCTGAGGTAGACGTTGATGAACTCCCCAAGTACAAACAAAAAATTGAGGAAGATCCGCGTAATACCAAGCACGAGCTGGCTCTTTCCATAACCAGCATTTATCATGGTGAGGAAAAAGCCAAAGCTGCTCGAGAGCACTTCGAAAAAACAGTTGTGGGGAATGCAATTCCTGATGATGCCCCAACTCTTGAGTATGAAGTGGGTACCGAAGTTCGGCTATTGGATATTGTATCCGACGCGGGCTTCACCGACAGTAACGGACAAACCAAGCGGCTCATCAAGCAGGGCGGCATCTCTATTGACGATGAAAAAGTATCTGACAAGGGATACAGCGTGACTTTTGAAGATGATACTGAGTTTACGTTGAAGGTGGGTAAGCGAAATTATGCGATTGTTAAAAGCAAGTAA
- a CDS encoding CvpA family protein codes for MNLLDFVILLPIAYFCYRGFVNGIIKEVFSIVGIILGVFLTFQYMDPVGTAIKPFFEEGASFVPFISAIIIFVGTLSIVHLAAFLSKKFLETIKLNFVNRIAGAGFGFLKSGIVISALLLILAGFNIPSQETRQNSVTYSYIIYLAPWSYDTVAAIYPGAEDFTTTIQKTLEQYNPIENFPFLEQQSNS; via the coding sequence ATGAACCTCCTCGACTTTGTCATTCTCCTACCCATTGCATACTTCTGCTATCGGGGATTTGTCAACGGTATTATTAAGGAAGTGTTCAGTATTGTTGGAATTATTTTGGGCGTTTTTCTCACCTTTCAATATATGGATCCTGTTGGCACAGCTATCAAACCATTTTTTGAAGAAGGCGCTTCTTTTGTTCCCTTTATTTCAGCTATTATCATATTTGTCGGCACATTATCCATAGTCCATCTTGCGGCATTCCTAAGCAAAAAGTTTTTAGAAACTATTAAGCTCAACTTTGTAAATCGTATTGCGGGTGCAGGATTTGGCTTTCTGAAAAGTGGTATTGTTATTAGTGCCCTTTTGTTAATTCTGGCCGGATTTAATATCCCATCGCAAGAAACCCGACAAAATTCGGTAACCTATTCGTACATTATTTATTTAGCACCTTGGTCTTATGATACGGTAGCTGCCATATATCCGGGTGCAGAAGATTTTACGACAACCATCCAGAAGACGCTTGAGCAATATAACCCAATTGAAAACTTTCCCTTTTTAGAACAACAGAGCAATTCCTGA
- a CDS encoding GatB/YqeY domain-containing protein — translation MAIKDQIMADLKQAMKNKEQDKLRVLRSLKSKLLEREISERKGGEGELSDEQSIEVLMKAAKQRKESIEQFEKGDRNDLAESEKEELEIINSYLPEMLSEEEVRDIAREKIDELGANDMSDMGQVMGALMQELKGKAEGSVVSKVVKEELS, via the coding sequence ATGGCTATTAAAGACCAAATCATGGCCGATCTTAAACAAGCCATGAAAAATAAAGAGCAAGATAAGCTTCGTGTACTCCGGTCATTAAAATCAAAACTGCTGGAACGCGAAATTAGTGAGCGCAAAGGCGGAGAAGGCGAACTTTCTGATGAGCAAAGTATTGAAGTGCTCATGAAAGCGGCCAAGCAGCGCAAGGAATCGATTGAGCAGTTTGAAAAAGGCGATCGGAATGATTTAGCTGAATCTGAAAAAGAGGAGCTTGAAATCATCAACTCCTACTTGCCCGAAATGCTTTCCGAAGAAGAAGTGCGTGATATCGCTCGTGAAAAAATTGACGAACTCGGGGCCAACGACATGTCAGATATGGGACAAGTTATGGGCGCCCTCATGCAAGAACTTAAAGGAAAAGCCGAAGGGTCAGTTGTAAGCAAGGTTGTAAAAGAAGAACTTTCTTAA
- a CDS encoding DUF4295 domain-containing protein: MAKKKTFGTNETEQKSGDRRMAKVIVAQKTANNKYGYKEAIIDEDNVQDFIKENKD; encoded by the coding sequence ATGGCCAAGAAGAAAACGTTTGGAACCAACGAAACAGAACAAAAGTCGGGTGACCGACGCATGGCAAAAGTTATTGTTGCGCAAAAAACGGCCAACAATAAGTATGGTTATAAAGAAGCCATTATTGACGAAGATAATGTGCAGGACTTTATTAAAGAAAATAAAGACTAA